GACAACCAGATCGATACGACCACCGGCACCGTGAAGCTGCGCGCGGTGTTCCAGAACGCGGGGCAGGCGTTGTTCCCGAATCAGTTCGTCAACGTGCGGCTACGCGTGGACACGATCCGCAACGCGACCATCGTACCGACTTCCGCGGTGCTCAATGGCTCGATGGGAACATTTGTCTATGTGGTCAAAGCCGACAATACAGTCACCGTGCGCCCGGTGAAAACGGGTCCGGTCGATGGCGAGCGCACCAGCATCGTCTCCGGTCTAGTGGTGGGAGAGCGTGTCGTCATCGACGGCTCAGACCGATTGCGCGAAGGCGCCAAAATCACGATTCCGGCCGCGATCGCTAGTGGCCGCCCCGCCGCGTCGGCAGGCCAAGCGGCGCGTGGCGCGCGTCACGCGTCGGCCACGCACGGCCACGCGCACCAACCGCAGCCTTGATTCCGGCCGGGACCTGCCCCGGCGCCGCGCTCCCGGACCATTCGACGCATGAATCCATCCCGCCTCTTTATTCTCCGCCCAGTCGGCACAGCACTGCTGATGGCCGCCATCATGCTGGCCGGCCTTGTGTCGCTGCAGTTCCTGCCACTGTCCGCGCTGCCAGAAGTGGACTATCCGACGATTCAAGTGCAGACCTTCTATCCCGGTGCCAGCCCCGAGGTGATGACCTCGTCGGTGACTGCGCCGCTGGAGCGCCAGTTCGGTCAGATGCCGGGGCTGAATCAGATGTCGTCGCAAAGCTCGGCGGGCGCATCGGTCATCACGCTGCAGTTTTCGCTGGACTTGCCGCTGGACATCGCGGAGCAAGAAGTGCAGGCGGCCATCAACGCGGCAGGCAACCTGCTGCCGTCCGATCTGCCAGCGCCGCCGATCTACGCAAAGGTCAATCCGGCCGACGCCCCCATTCTCACGCTGGCGATCACTTCTAAGACGCTGCCGTTGACCCAGGTGCAGGACCTGGTCGATACCCGGCTCGCGCAGAAAATCTCGCAAGTGGGCGGCGTCGGGCTGGTGAGCTTGAGCGGTGGACAGCGGCCCGCGATCCGCATCCAGGCCAACCCGCGCGCGCTCGCGGCGTACGGCCTGAATCTGGACGATCTGCGCACCACGATTTCGAACCTGAACGTCAACACCCCAAAAGGCAACTTTGACGGTCCGACACGTGCCTACACGATCAATGCCAACGACCAGTTGACCGATGCCAGTGCGTATCACAGCGCGGTAGTCGCCTACAAGAACGGCCGTCCGGTGATGCTAACCGACGTCGCGCAGATCGTCTCCGGCCCGGAGAACACGAAGCTAGGCGCGTGGGTCGATACCGAGCCGGCGATCATCCTAAATGTGCAGCGGCAGCCGGGCGCCAATGTGATCCAAGTGGTCGACAACATCAAGGCGCTGCTGCCGCAGTTGCAGCAAAGCCTGCCCGCATCGGTCGAGACCCGCGTGTTGACCGATCGCACCACGACGATCCGCGCGTCGGTACGCGACGTGCAGTTCGAGCTGGTAACGGCGGTCGTGCTGGTGGTGCTGGTGATGTACCTGTTCCTCGGCAGTTGGCAGGCGACCGTGATTCCCAGCCTGTCCGTGCCACTGTCGCTGATCGGCACGCTGGCGGTGATGTACCTGTACGGATTTTCGCTGGACAATCTGTCTTTGATGGCGCTGACCATTGCCACGGGCTTCGTCGTCGATGACGCGATCGTGATGATCGAGAACATCACCCGCTACGTTGAGGACGGCGACACGCCGTTGCAAGCCGCGCTGAAGGGCTCCAAGCAAATCGGCTTCACGATCATTTCGCTGACCGTGTCGTTGCTCGCGGTGCTAATCCCGTTGCTGTTCATGGGTGATGTCGTCGGCCGGCTGTTCCACGAGTTTGCGATCACGCTTGCCGTGGCGATCGTGTTCTCTGCAGTGGTGTCGCTCACGCTCGTGCCGATGCTGTGCGCCAAGCTGCTCCGGCACAGTCCACCGAAGGAAAGCGGCCGCTTCGAGGCCCGGGCCCGTGCGTTCTTCGATGCGGTGATCGCCGCCTACGCAAAGATGCTCTCGCGGGTGCTCGATCACCAGCCGCTCACGCTGCTCGTTGCACTGCTCACGCTGGTGCTCACGATCATGCTCTACATCGTAGCGCCGAAGGGCTTTTTCCCGACGCAAGACACCGGCATCATCCAAGGCATCACGCAGGCCTCGCAAAGTGTGTCGTACGCGGCCATGGCCGAGCACCAGCAAGCGCTCGCCGCCGAAATCCTGAAGGACCCGGATGTCCAGAGCCTGTCGTCGTTCATCGGCGTAGACGGCACCAATCTCACGCTGAACAGCGGCCGTTTGCTGATCAATCTGAAGCCGTTCGACGAACGCAGCCGCGACGCGCAGCAAATCATCCGCTCGTTGCAGCAGCGCGTCGCGCAGATACCCGGCATCTCGCTGTATATGCAGCCAGTGCAGGACCTGACGATTGACTCGACGCTCAGCGCGACGCAATACCAACTCATGCTGACCGACGCGAACGCCCAAGCGTTTGCTGACTGGGTGCCGAAGTTTGTCGCGCGGCTCAAGCAGGCGCCGGAGTTGGCTGATGTCGCCAGCGACTTACAGCAAAACGGGCTCTCAACCTATATTGAGATCGATCGCAGTACCGCCGCGCGCTTCGGCATCACGCCGGCGACGGTCAACAACGCGCTGTATGATGCCTTTGGGCAGCGCATCATCTCGACCATCTTCACTCAATCAAACCAGTATCGCGTGATCCTGGAGGCGGACCCGAAGATGCACGAGTCCCCGGACGCACTGGGCACGATCTACCTGCCATCGGCCACCGCGCCTGGCGCCCAGGTCCCGCTGTCGTCCATCGCGACCTTCCATCAGCAAAACGCGCCGCTGCTGATCTCGCACTTAGGCCAGTTCCCGTCCACCACCCTCTCGTTCAACCTCGCGCCGGGCAAATCGCTCGGCGCGGCGGTGAAGGCCATCGAGCAAGCGAAGGACGACATCGGTCTGCCGCCCTCGTTCCAGATCCGCTATCAGGGCGCGGCGCTGGCATTCCAAGCATCGCTGTCCGACCAGGTATTCCTGATCCTGGCCGCGATCGTCACGATGTACATTGTCCTTGGCGTGCTATACGAGAGCTTCGTCCATCCCATCACAATCCTGTCTACGCTGCCCTCCGCCGGCGTCGGCGCGCTGCTCGCATTGAGCGTCACCGGGCATGACCTGGATATCATCGGCATCATCGGCATCGTGCTGCTGATCGGCATCGTCAAAAAGAACGCGATCATGATGATCGACTTTGCGCTTGAAGCGCAGCGAGAACAAGGCAAGCGCCCTCGCGACGCGATCTACCAGGCTTGCCTGCTGCGCTTTCGGCCGATCCTGATGACGACGATGGCAGCGCTGCTCGGTGCGCTGCCGCTGATGCTGGGCACGGGCTCCGGTCACGAGTTGCGCCATCCGCTAGGCATCGCGATCGCCGGCGGGCTGGTCGTCAGCCAGTTGCTGACGCTGTTCACGACGCCGGTGATTTACCTTGGCTTTGACCGGCTCGCCTCGGCGCTGCGCGAACGCTTGTCGCGCGATGCCAGCGGCGAAGGCAGCAGACAATGAACCTTTCCCGCCCTTTCATCGCGCGCCCCGTCGCCACCACACTGCTGACCGTGGGCATCGCACTGGCCGGGTTATTCGCTTTCGTGAAGCTGCCGGTGTCGCCATTGCCGCAGGTGGACTTTCCGACCATCTCGGTGCTGGCAACACTGCCTGGCGCCAGCCCGGAGACCGTGGCCACCAGCGTGGCCAGCCCACTCGAGCGACATTTGGGCGCCATTGCGGACGTCACCGAGATGACGTCCACGAGCGGCATCGGCAATACGCGGATCGTGCTGCAGTTCGGGTTGAACCGTGACATCGACGGGGCGGCTCGCGACGTACAAGCCGCGATCAACGCCGCGCGGGCAGACCTGCCAGCCAGCCTGCGACAAAATCCAACATACCACAAGGTCAACCCGGCCGACGCGCCGATCCTCGTCCTTGCGCTGACGTCGAAAACAATGACGGCCGGACAGATGTATGACGCGGCCTCGACCGTGCTGCAACAGGCGCTGTCGCAAATCGACGGAGTCGGGGAAGTCAACGTGAGCGGCGCAGCCAATCCGGCCGTGCGCGTCGAAATCAATCCGACCGTGCTGTTCCACTACGGGATCGGACTGGAAGACATCCGCGCCGCGCTCGCGTCAGCCAATGCGAACAGCCCGAAAGGCGCGATCGAGGCCGGCCGCCGGCACTTGCAGCTATACACGAACGACCAAGCGCGGCGCGCTGACCAATACCGTGACCTGGTGATTGCTTACCGTAACGGCTCCGCGGTGCGGCTTTCCGACGTCGCGCAGGTCGTCGATTCGGTCGAAGACCTGCGCACCATGGGCATAATGAACGGCGAACGCGCGGTGCTCGTGATCCTGTACCGGCAGCCTGGCGCCAATATCATCGAGACGGTCAACCGCGTCAAGGCGAGGCTGCCCCAGCTACGCGCGGCACTGCCCGCAGCGATCGATGTAACGCCGACCGCCGACCGCACAATGACGATCCGTGCTTCACTGCGAGACACCGAGCGCACGCTGTTGATCGCGGTGATCCTGGTGGTAATAGTCGTGTTCCTGTTCTTGCGCAACTGGCGTGCGACGCTCATCCCCAGCGTTGCGGTGCCCGTATCGATCATCGGTACGTTTGCCGGCATGTACCTGCTCGGCTATTCGATCGACAACTTGTCGCTGATGGCGCTGACGATCGCCACCGGCTTCGTCGTCGATGATGCGATCGTCGTGCTCGAGAACATCTCGCGGCACATCGAGGCCGGCATGCCGCGCATGCGCGCAGCGATCGTTGGCGCACGCGAAGTCGGCTTCACGGTATTGTCGATCAGCGTCTCGCTGGTCGCGGTATTTCTGCCGATTCTATTGATGGGCGGCATCGTCGGTCGTCTGTTTCGCGAGTTTGCTGTCACGCTGTCGCTGGCGATCTTCGTGTCGCTGCTCGTGTCACTGACGCTCACGCCAATGCTGTGCGCCAGACTGCTCAGGCCCACCTCTGACGTGCGCGGCGAAGGCCGGCTCGCGCGCTGGCTCGAAGCCGGCTTCGCCCGCTTGCAGCGCGGATACGAACACTCACTCGGCTGGGCGCTGGACCACGCGTTGCTGGTGCTGGCCGTGCTGGTCGCCACCATCGGCTTGAACGTGTACCTGTACACGATCGTGCCAAAGGGCTTCTTTCCGCAACAGGACACCGGCCGACTCGTCGGCGGCATCCTGGCGGACCAGAGCACGTCGTTCCAATCGATGCGGGTGAAATTTTCGCAGATGATGGACATCGTCAAGCGCCACCCGGCAGTCGATTCCGCAGTCGGTTTCACCGGCGGGCGTCAGACCAACGCGGGTTTCATGCTCATCTCGCTGAAGCCGCTCGCCGAGCGCGGCGTGTCCGCGGACCAGGTCATTGAGCAACTGCGCGCGCCGCTGGCCGAGGTCGCCGGCGCCAGAACGTTCTTGCAAGCGGTGCAGGATATCCGCGTGGGTGGAAGACAATCGAACGCGCAGTATCAGTTCACGCTGCTCGGTGATTCGACCGCTCAGTTGTACAAATGGGCACCGATCCTAACCGAGGCGCTGCAAAAGCGGCCCGAGCTTGCCGATGTAAACTCGGACCAGCAGCAAGGCGGTCTGGAGGCGAACGTGATCATCGACCGGCCAACTGCTGCACGCTATGGCATCACCCCTGCGCAGATCGACAATACGCTGTACGATGCCTTCGGCCAGCGGCAGGTGTCGACGATCTACAATTCGCTGAACCAGTATCATGTCGTGATGGAAGTGGCGCCCCGCTATTGGCAAAGCCCCGACATTTTGAAGGACATCTTCATTAGTCAATCCGGCGGCAGCGCATCAGGCACCGCGAGCACCAACGCGACGGTCGGGACCGTCACCCATGCATCGGGCGCGAAAAAGACGGTCGGCGTGTCGACGTCCAATGCCGCCAGCCGTGCAGCGAGCGTCGCACTTGATTCGGCACGCAATCAGGCGATCAACTCGATCGCCGCCAGCGGCAAGTCCAGCTCATCGTCCGGCGCCGCGGTATCCACCGCCAAGGAAACGATGATCCCGTTGTCGGCCATCGCGCGCTTCGCCCCGGGCAATACACCGCTGGCGGTCAGCCATCAGAACCAATTCGTCGCGACGACGATCTCCTTCAATCTGCCGGTGGGCACCTCACTGTCGGACGCGACCGCCGCGATCTACCAAACCATGGCCGACATCGGCATGCCCGGCACCCTTCACGGCAGTTTCTCCGGCACGGCACACGCCTTCCAGCAAGCGTTATCGAACCAGCCGCTATTGATTCTCGCGGCGCTCGCCGCGGTCTACATCGTGCTGGGCATTCTGTACGAGAGCTATATCCATCCGCTCACGATCCTGTCCACGTTGCCGTCGGCTGGCGTCGGCGCGCTACTGGCGTTGCTGCTGTTCCGTATCGAGTTCAGCATCATTGCGCTGATTGGCGTGATCCTGCTGATCGGTATCGTGAAGAAGAATGCGATCATGATGGTGGACGTCGCGATCGACGCCGCGCGCACCGGCATGAGTTCGCGCGAGGCCATCCGTCAGGCCTGCTTGCTGCGCTTCAGACCGATTATGATGACCACCTGCGCCGCGCTGCTCGGTGCATTGCCGCTCGCATTCGGCCACGGCGAAGGACACGAGATGCGCGCGCCGCTGGGCATCTCCATCGTCGGCGGACTGATTGTCAGCCAATTGCTAACGCTCTATACCACGCCGGTGGTTTACCTCTACATGGACCGGCTCCGTACTTGGTGGGGCGCACGGCACGGCGGCGAGCACGTCCCGCCGCGCCACGTGTTCGGCAGTGACGAGTAACGCTGCCGGGCGACGGCGCCCCGTGTGACGGTGTCCCGGCATGATGTCGCTACGTCCTGGCCAGCACGAAACGCCGGCGCACGCGGGAGCCGATAGCGGCGATGCGCCGCCGACGGCGTGCAACGCCGCCTCGTAGGAGTGGATAATCGTGCCTTGCTCGTCAGCCGCTGCCGGGAACTTGCTGCGGCACTCGCTAGCCGAGGATCGTCGTCGAGACACCCCTTCGAAGCAGGTAGAATACGGCCCCCGCAACGAGTGCGATCGCGCGCCCGCGCAGCTTGCGCATCGCCCGATGCACGCATTCCCCCTGCTTCAACTGCATATCTTCATGGCCAAACTCTTGACAGACCAGGAATTCCATCGCTTCAACGAATTGCAACAGAAACAAGCGGCATTCACGATTTCGAGCGACGAAGCCGATGAACTACGCGATATTGTCGCGCGCGCCCAGCAGCGTCGCGACGATCGTGCACAAGCGATGCAGACGATTGAGAGCCACATTCGCACGTTCAACATCACGCCCGACGAACTCTTCTCCCCGGAGCAGATCTCCGAGGCGGCGCGCGCCTTCGGCCTGATCCCGTTAGCCAAGAAGCCACGCAAGGGTACAGACGCCAAGCCGGCCGAGCCCAAGGCGAGCGCCGTCGCACCGGCGAGCTCTGTCGCGGCACCGACGGGTCCTATCGTGGCGCCGGCGGGTTCCGTCGCGACGCCCGCGCTCGCGGTCGATGCCTCGCGCAAGTCGAAGCTGCCTGGCGCCGGCATGGACGCGTGCACGGCCGCCGACCATGCGGATAGCCACCCGGCCCCTGCACCGGGCGCCAAGACCGCCATCCCGGCGGCCGTGCAAGCCGGAACCGAAGCGCGAGCCAGCGCTGAAACAGGGACCGAAGTCCGGACCGAGCCTGCATAAGCCCGCCCGCGCCAACCGGCGATGACGTGCCGTTCAATACGACCTTCTCGCACGGGTAACGTCCAATAAGCACAGCGCGCGTCGCACCGGCGCGCCTGCCCACCTGCTTGCCCAGCCCCCGTCCGGGACGCCGCTCAAGTCGCCCGTCCGGTTTATCGGCGACAGGGTATTCTCATCTTTTTTTCTCCATACCTGCTTAGCGAACGCCATGGTGAGCGGCCACCGTTCGTCTGCTCGCCCCGCCGAGCATCATCGGCCACGCCCGACCAGGTTCGGGCCATCGGGTTCGCTTGCGGCACCTCCCGTTCGCGTCCAGCTTAGCGAGCCAGCCAAATGCCTATGAAATAACGACATATTTGTTTATTTCAGACGAGGTCTTGCATGACAACCACGATCACAATCATCCAAACCGATTCGCCGTCTTCCAACTGGTCCCAATGGCCCGGGCTTTACGATAACGACACGCCGGGAATCCATCACAAGCGGGCAGGAGACGGGCACACCTCGACGCCATCGGACGGACAGTGGTCGAACACCGACGATTTGCTCAATCAGCTAATCCAGTTGTTGATGCAGTTCAACGGTAACAGTAACGAGGGCAATACCGGCGATGGCCCGGACTCGGATGGTGCCATCGGCCGGCATCACGGCGGCGGCGGATGTCACCATCACCATTGCGACGCGCCAGAGGATGGCACGAGCGGCTCATCCAGTAAGACCCACGGCACCTCATCCGACGGCGACACCACCGACTCGACCCAAGCGAGCAGCCGGTCCGGCGAGGACCAACCCGCGCTGGACGGTCCGACAACGCCAGGCAAGGCATACACGCCAGGCAAAAATCCGAAGATCGACCGGTGGGAAAACGACATCAACTTGGCCGCGCGGCTGACGGGGCTAGATGGCAACCTGATTGGTGGACAGATGTGGGCCGAATCGCGCGGTAATCCGAAGGAATGGTCGAGAAACAGCGACGGCACGCCGGACCTGGGCCTGATGCAGATCGGCCAGCGGCGCTGGGAAAAGGACGTGCTGCCGGAACTGACGAAACAAGACAAAGAAAACATCAAGAAGTTGACTGGCAAGGATCCGAAGGACCTGGACATGCACAATCCGCACGACAACGTGATTGCGGGAGCCTTCGAACTGAAGACCCACATCATCGAGCACGGCGGTGATCGCAACAATCCGATGGCCAACGAAAAGGCGCTGAAGAAGGGGCTCGAAGAATACGTTGGAGTGGGCGACGAAGGGAAATACGCAAGAAACGTCATCACCAACTACAACGTATTGAACCAGCACAAAGAGCTGGACGACAGCCAATAATGCGCAGAGGTGCCGGCGCCCTGCCTCGATAAAGCGAGGTTGCCCGGCACAATCAGCGCATATGTCCCAGGAGCGCAGTTGCCGCTGCAAGCGACCGGGTTAACACTGCGCCAACCCAATCCCAGGTGGACTGACAACGGAACCCGAGCGCGCCGCTAGGCACCATGGCGAGCCGTACTGACAGTGGTTTTCCAAAATAACGGCGCGCTGCCCAACAAGGAGCACAACATGACCATTACCATTTCCATCACTCAAACGGATTCGCCCTATTCGCCGTTCGACCCGGGTAGCCCGAGCCACACGTACGGCACAGCCCCGGACGCTGCGCACCACAAGCGCGCGGATCAAAGCGATTCCATGTCGTGGCCGGCGAACGGTACTTCATCGGACGACTCCGATTTATTGCAAAAACTCATCGAGCAATTGCTGGCCCTGCTGCAGAATTCGCATAGCGACGACGACGACGATTCGTTCGATGACGACGGCACGACGTGCGGACATCGCTCTCCAGCCCCATCAACGGATGGCGACTGTGAATGTCCATGCTCACCGCATCATAGGCACTCGACTGCGGATAGCACCCAGCACGATGGCAAGGCGCCGGTCACTAGCGGCGGCTGGGGCACGATCACTGATCCGGGCACTAGCGGCGGCTCGGGCACAACCACGAAGCCCGTAACCAGCGGCGGCTGGGGCACAATCACCGATCCGGTCACTAGCGGCGGCTCGGGCACGAGCACCAGCCCGGCGTCCAACGGCGACTCAAGCACGAGCACCCATCCGGGAAGCAGCAACAGCAAGAACGCGTCGACGAGCCCCACCGAGTCCGCAGACCCTTTTCATCGCGATAGTTCGTCCGACAATAACGGCTTTGACCC
This sequence is a window from Mycetohabitans rhizoxinica HKI 454. Protein-coding genes within it:
- a CDS encoding transglycosylase SLT domain-containing protein; its protein translation is MTTTITIIQTDSPSSNWSQWPGLYDNDTPGIHHKRAGDGHTSTPSDGQWSNTDDLLNQLIQLLMQFNGNSNEGNTGDGPDSDGAIGRHHGGGGCHHHHCDAPEDGTSGSSSKTHGTSSDGDTTDSTQASSRSGEDQPALDGPTTPGKAYTPGKNPKIDRWENDINLAARLTGLDGNLIGGQMWAESRGNPKEWSRNSDGTPDLGLMQIGQRRWEKDVLPELTKQDKENIKKLTGKDPKDLDMHNPHDNVIAGAFELKTHIIEHGGDRNNPMANEKALKKGLEEYVGVGDEGKYARNVITNYNVLNQHKELDDSQ
- a CDS encoding efflux RND transporter permease subunit encodes the protein MNLSRPFIARPVATTLLTVGIALAGLFAFVKLPVSPLPQVDFPTISVLATLPGASPETVATSVASPLERHLGAIADVTEMTSTSGIGNTRIVLQFGLNRDIDGAARDVQAAINAARADLPASLRQNPTYHKVNPADAPILVLALTSKTMTAGQMYDAASTVLQQALSQIDGVGEVNVSGAANPAVRVEINPTVLFHYGIGLEDIRAALASANANSPKGAIEAGRRHLQLYTNDQARRADQYRDLVIAYRNGSAVRLSDVAQVVDSVEDLRTMGIMNGERAVLVILYRQPGANIIETVNRVKARLPQLRAALPAAIDVTPTADRTMTIRASLRDTERTLLIAVILVVIVVFLFLRNWRATLIPSVAVPVSIIGTFAGMYLLGYSIDNLSLMALTIATGFVVDDAIVVLENISRHIEAGMPRMRAAIVGAREVGFTVLSISVSLVAVFLPILLMGGIVGRLFREFAVTLSLAIFVSLLVSLTLTPMLCARLLRPTSDVRGEGRLARWLEAGFARLQRGYEHSLGWALDHALLVLAVLVATIGLNVYLYTIVPKGFFPQQDTGRLVGGILADQSTSFQSMRVKFSQMMDIVKRHPAVDSAVGFTGGRQTNAGFMLISLKPLAERGVSADQVIEQLRAPLAEVAGARTFLQAVQDIRVGGRQSNAQYQFTLLGDSTAQLYKWAPILTEALQKRPELADVNSDQQQGGLEANVIIDRPTAARYGITPAQIDNTLYDAFGQRQVSTIYNSLNQYHVVMEVAPRYWQSPDILKDIFISQSGGSASGTASTNATVGTVTHASGAKKTVGVSTSNAASRAASVALDSARNQAINSIAASGKSSSSSGAAVSTAKETMIPLSAIARFAPGNTPLAVSHQNQFVATTISFNLPVGTSLSDATAAIYQTMADIGMPGTLHGSFSGTAHAFQQALSNQPLLILAALAAVYIVLGILYESYIHPLTILSTLPSAGVGALLALLLFRIEFSIIALIGVILLIGIVKKNAIMMVDVAIDAARTGMSSREAIRQACLLRFRPIMMTTCAALLGALPLAFGHGEGHEMRAPLGISIVGGLIVSQLLTLYTTPVVYLYMDRLRTWWGARHGGEHVPPRHVFGSDE
- a CDS encoding MdtB/MuxB family multidrug efflux RND transporter permease subunit — its product is MNPSRLFILRPVGTALLMAAIMLAGLVSLQFLPLSALPEVDYPTIQVQTFYPGASPEVMTSSVTAPLERQFGQMPGLNQMSSQSSAGASVITLQFSLDLPLDIAEQEVQAAINAAGNLLPSDLPAPPIYAKVNPADAPILTLAITSKTLPLTQVQDLVDTRLAQKISQVGGVGLVSLSGGQRPAIRIQANPRALAAYGLNLDDLRTTISNLNVNTPKGNFDGPTRAYTINANDQLTDASAYHSAVVAYKNGRPVMLTDVAQIVSGPENTKLGAWVDTEPAIILNVQRQPGANVIQVVDNIKALLPQLQQSLPASVETRVLTDRTTTIRASVRDVQFELVTAVVLVVLVMYLFLGSWQATVIPSLSVPLSLIGTLAVMYLYGFSLDNLSLMALTIATGFVVDDAIVMIENITRYVEDGDTPLQAALKGSKQIGFTIISLTVSLLAVLIPLLFMGDVVGRLFHEFAITLAVAIVFSAVVSLTLVPMLCAKLLRHSPPKESGRFEARARAFFDAVIAAYAKMLSRVLDHQPLTLLVALLTLVLTIMLYIVAPKGFFPTQDTGIIQGITQASQSVSYAAMAEHQQALAAEILKDPDVQSLSSFIGVDGTNLTLNSGRLLINLKPFDERSRDAQQIIRSLQQRVAQIPGISLYMQPVQDLTIDSTLSATQYQLMLTDANAQAFADWVPKFVARLKQAPELADVASDLQQNGLSTYIEIDRSTAARFGITPATVNNALYDAFGQRIISTIFTQSNQYRVILEADPKMHESPDALGTIYLPSATAPGAQVPLSSIATFHQQNAPLLISHLGQFPSTTLSFNLAPGKSLGAAVKAIEQAKDDIGLPPSFQIRYQGAALAFQASLSDQVFLILAAIVTMYIVLGVLYESFVHPITILSTLPSAGVGALLALSVTGHDLDIIGIIGIVLLIGIVKKNAIMMIDFALEAQREQGKRPRDAIYQACLLRFRPILMTTMAALLGALPLMLGTGSGHELRHPLGIAIAGGLVVSQLLTLFTTPVIYLGFDRLASALRERLSRDASGEGSRQ